One segment of Pristis pectinata isolate sPriPec2 chromosome 3, sPriPec2.1.pri, whole genome shotgun sequence DNA contains the following:
- the LOC127568563 gene encoding zinc finger protein 644-like isoform X3, with the protein MSNTDSMKTHISSPGAKSGFGDEKDLPSTTVTTSIPQTLTENQMSVPKSNTLNLSKHLSRDSSIKALSGTQQTVLMQTGAPTASNAKLILPTGTAVRDVVPQPSSTKSSNAKQADVSLNISQSLCQPVADSSPSSHFVQSVQVPTSSGNSDRVQPVAPAPVLLLVPNLVPFQGQVNTQPKMMSPLPIVDHPSTVQSNGASTSQLLYCKESEKTKDNRGDIRGKRMLSSSDIHVVESETLNDVGLNWDPEKEFMQFLLTKEKDDQMVQIDGNSQVQSNLNYGRKRKRKMEIVQMVDFSEMENPDMHLIPKKTAVNLEGMEHGEAKVSVVKPKYLPAKKNLVGETGSNLPKETVEAIKQLIFSDYKFPVKNLEAARTNVAATAYIEESLPFGSTVFPPGSAIQIDDLQTGSESPSDDDTETEPSFYPCTKCNVNFREKKHLQRHMIYHLEGHSKTNLPRPYICKECGIAFRDRAPLQKHRSLHQEKRERLMEEIRELRTFQDEGRNAKLQCPQCVFGTNCPKTFVQHAKTHEKDKRYYCCDKCNFMAASMDELEGHQIYIHDAVINKSIQKPLKGVSLENLLSHCKSGGIYVCRKCPFTTPARSIFKKHVKYLHQRLYHVQHKNEHGIKIPGLSSKPFNLVSDNKAASQESEYLNKSIIRGGIKRGFEAPDTLGNSSGLYSKVTDNAITQKPSYTATKNIHHSSDSVIDYSKSSTKVLTGLNSVNQKVSFLHQDHIRKQGEIDIKGNNAILLSKDHAVGYQNLEKSENDVEIVKDLPPSSTLIETKHTDIQSALNFHQSDAEEMSGETECADAGAISVRKSVKDVMVSVSVGNDILDQYPDVFHKAPVVVLNKLDPCANALECDGEENSPESDIVETANCMSDASAMTIAENDFDIGDKETQYFSTEVQLVDENGIGDDDDFDTYDESEEDDDFDFDNDIHDYGNNDYGNQSLYSAEYQDVTHNHFINEDFHINNDAKCIEVMDPVLYQHNAPLNITYNWTDFHTEKRPCPYCPAVFDTGVGLSNHVRGHLYRVGLTYDARHLVPPEQIASSDKRRRIKKNDAPVRRIKKEVKSGSSTENTCPLCGGWFDTKVGLSNHVRGHLKRLGKTELEAHKSPLSILTEMMQNEAEAENIAKLLSSKQFRYKPFVSQKFATSDGLFLAPNGITIKLQQNEMKTKSFPLPQSDFNDDLPDLQPRKYSEAHEQSSSLMQILKNKFGKETSSPTKSQPGRGHVQTAKKRLPNHRRPFQPQFGSSVLQPSASLQPMTSADITYQTGHPVKLRTCVHCHATFTSAVSLANHLRVYARRKQAGDLTGTPFDCKQKRSRSRSGTKKKSSLFVPSLDDAYVLKCRFCDLVFRGPLSVQEDWIKHLQRHVVNANLPRTGAGMVEISLPSKENFPVTESSFSLLMAQTAS; encoded by the exons ATGAGTAATACAGATAGCATGAAGACCCACATTAGTTCTCCTGGTGCTAAGAGCGGATTTGGAGACGAAAAAGATCTCCCATCAACCACTGTTACCACAAGTATACCTCAGACCTTAACAGAGAATCAAATGTCAGTTCCCAAAAGCAATACGTTAAACTTGTCTAAACATCTGTCCAGGGACAGTTCTATAAAAGCCTTAAGTGGAACCCAGCAGACTGTGTTAATGCAAACTGGTGCTCCTACTGCTTCAAATGCAAAACTTATCTTGCCTACAGGAACTGCTGTGAGGGATGTAGTTCCACAGCCCTCCTCAACTAAATCTTCCAACGCAAAGCAGGCTGATGTTTCCTTAAATATTTCTCAATCTCTGTGCCAGCCAGTTGCAGATTCTAGCCCATCATCTCACTTTGTTCAGTCTGTTCAAGTTCCAACATCATCTGGCAATTCAGATAGAGTTCAGCCAGTAGCCCCAGCCCCAGTCCTCTTGCTGGTCCCCAATTTAGTGCCTTTTCAGGGTCAAGTTAATACACAGCCTAAAATGATGAGTCCTTTGCCAATAGTGGACCACCCATCTACAGTCCAGTCAAATGGTGCTTCTACAAGTCAGCTGTTATATTGTAAAGAGAGTGAAAAGACAAAAGATAATAGAGGAGATATAAGGGGAAAAAGAATGTTAAGTTCTTCTGATATTCATGTGGTTGAATCAGAAACTTTAAATGATGTTGGCTTAAATTGGGACCCTGAAAAAGAATTCATGCAGTTTCTGCTTACAAAGGAAAAGGATGATCAGATGGTTCAAATTGATGGAAATTCTCAAGTCCAATCAAATCTAAACTATGGAAGAAAAAGGAAACGGAAAATGGAAATTGTTCAGATGGTGGATTTCTCTGAAATGGAAAATCCAGACATGCACCTTATACCTAAAAAGACTGCAGTTAATTTGGAAGGGATGGAACATGGTGAAGCAAAAGTTTCAGTTGTAAAACCAAAATATTTGCCTGCCAAAAAAAATCTTGTTGGCGAGACAGGATCAAACCTTCCCAAAGAAACAGTGGAAGCAATTAAACAGTTAATCTTCAGTGATTATAAATTTCCTGTCAAAAACCTAGAAGCAGCAAGAACAAATGTTGCTGCAACTGCATACATAGAAGAAAGTTTACCTTTTGGTTCAACAGTTTTTCCTCCAGGTAGTGCTATACAGATAGATGATCTACAAACTGGTTCTGAGTCGCCGTCAGATGATGATACTGAGACAGAACCATCATTTTACCCCTGCACTAAATGTAATGTcaatttcagggaaaaaaaacatttgcagagACACATGATTTATCACTTAGAAGGACACAGTAAAACAAATTTGCCAAGACCATATATATGTAAAGAATGTGGAATTGCATTTCGTGACCGTGCACCTCTCCAAAAGCATAGGAGTCTTCATCAAGAAAAAAGAGAGCGGTTGATGGAGGAGATTCGTGAGCTCCGCACATTTCAGGATGAAGGCCGGAATGCAAAATTACAGTGTCCACAGTGTGTATTTGGAACAAACTGCCCCAAAACATTTGTGCAGCATGCTAAAACACATGAGAAGGACAAAAGATACTACTGCTGTGATAAATGCAACTTCATGGCAGCATCAATGGATGAACTTGAAGGTCATCAAATTTATATTCATGATGCAGTTATTAACAAGTCCATTCAAAAACCTTTGAAAGGTGTATCATTAGAAAATTTATTAAGTCACTGTAAGTCAGGAGGCATATATGTATGTAGGAAATGCCCTTTTACCACACCAGCTAGGAGTATCTTTAAAAAGCATGTCAAATACTTGCATCAGCGTCTTTATCATGTTCAGCATAAAAATGAACATGGAATAAAGATACCTGGCTTGAGCTCAAAACCATTTAATTTGGTGAGTGACAATAAGGCTGCATCACAGGAATCTGAATATCTAAACAAATCTATTATAAGGGGAGGTATAAAAAGGGGTTTTGAAGCACCTGATACACTGGGGAATTCCTCGGGATTGTACAGCAAGGTCACTGATAATGCTATTACTCAGAAGCCAAGCTATACAGCCACAAAAAATATACACCATTCATCTGATTCTGTGATAGATTATAGTAAATCTTCAACAAAGGTTCTGACAGGATTAAACTCTGTTAACCAAAAGGTTAGCTTCCTACATCAAGATCATATTAGAAAGCAGGGAGAAATTGACATCAAAGGGAACAATGCAATCCTGTTGTCGAAGGATCATGCTGTTGGTTATCAGAATCTTGAGAAATCTGAAAATGATGTAGAGATAGTAAAAGATTTGCCTCCTTCATCTACATTAATAGAAACAAAACATACAGATATACAATCGGCTTTGAACTTCCATCAGTCTGATGCTGAAGAAATGTCAGGAGAAACAgaatgtgcagatgctggagctaTATCGGTTAGAAAATCTGTTAAGGATGTCATGGTTAGTGTCTCTGTTGGCAATGATATTTTGGATCAATATCCAGATGTATTTCACAAAGCACCTGTTGTTGTTTTGAATAAACTTGATCCATGTGCAAATGCATTAGAATGTGATGGTGAAGAAAACTCACCAGAAAGTGATATTGTTGAAACTGCTAACTGTATGAGTGATGCTTCTGCAATGACTATTGCTGAGAATGATTTTGATATTGGTGATAAAGAAACTCAGTACTTCAGTACTGAAGTACAGCTAGTTGATGAAAATGGCATTGGTGATGATGATGATTTTGATACTTATGATGAGAGTGAAGAAGACGATGATTTTGATTTTGATAATGACATTCATGATTATGGCAACAATGACTACGGTAACCAAAGCCTTTACTCAGCGGAATATCAAGATGTTACTCACAACCATTTTATTAATGAAGATTTTCATATCAATAATGATGCTAAATGTATAGAAGTTATGGATCCAGTTCTTTATCAACATAATGCTCCACTTAATATAACCTACAATTGGACTGATTTTCACACTGAGAAGCGACCATGCCCATACTGTCCAGCTGTATTTGACACAGGTGTTGGCTTGTCAAATCATGTGCGAGGACATCTTTATAGAGTTGGCTTAACTTATGATGCCCGTCATTTGGTTCCACCAGAGCAAATAGCATCCAGTGATAAGAGGCGACGGATCAAAAAAAATGATGCTCCTGTTAGGAGAATAAAGAAAG AAGTAAAATCTGGATCATCAACTGAGAATACCTGCCCTCTTTGTGGGGGTTGGTTTGACACAAAGGTTGGCCTGTCAAATCATGTCCGTGGTCACTTGAAGAGGTTGGGGAAAACAGAACTGGAAGCACACAAATCCCCACTCAGCATTTTGACTGAAATGATGCAAAATGAAGCAGAAGCTGAAAATATTGCAAAGTTGTTGAGTAGCAAACAATTTAGATATAAGCCATTTGTATCACAGAAATTTGCGACAAGTGATGGCTTATTTCTTGCTCCAAATGGTATAACtataaaactgcagcaaaatGAGATGAAGACAAAATCCTTCCCCTTACCACAATCAGACTTCAATGATGATCTCCCAGACCTGCAGCCAAGAAAATATAGTGAGGCACATGAACAGTCAAGTTCTCTGATGCAAATTCTTAAGAATAAATTTGGAAAGGAAACATCATCACCAACAAAATCTCAGCCAGGAAGAGGTCATGTTCAAACTGCAAAAAAACGACTGCCTAATCACAGACGTCCCTTTCAGCCACAGTTTGGCAGTTCAGTTCTACAGCCTAGTGCATCATTGCAACCAATGACAAGTGCAGATATAACCTATCAAACAG GACATCCTGTGAAGTTAAGAACTTGTGTCCATTGTCATGCAACCTTTACAAGTGCAGTTAGCCTGGCAAATCATCTCAGAGTCTATGCAAGAAGAAAGCAAGCTGGGGATCTGACTGGCACTC CTTTTGACTGCAAGCAAAAGAGGTCAAGATCACGGTCTGGGACCAAAAAGAAGTCTTCCCTATTTGTTCCTTCTCTTGATGATGCTTATGTACTCAAATGCAG GTTCTGTGATCTGGTCTTCCGGGGTCCGCTTTCTGTCCAAGAAGATTGGATCAAGCACTTGCAGCGGCATGTGGTTAATGCGAATCTTCCTCGCACTGGTGCTGGAATGGTAGAAATTTCATTGCCATCAAAAGAAAATTTCCCAGTAACTGAATCATCATTTTCTTTATTAATGGCACAGACAGCTTCCTAA
- the LOC127568563 gene encoding zinc finger protein 644-like isoform X1 codes for MALKDTDGAEECKEINKIEASGLKMSNTDSMKTHISSPGAKSGFGDEKDLPSTTVTTSIPQTLTENQMSVPKSNTLNLSKHLSRDSSIKALSGTQQTVLMQTGAPTASNAKLILPTGTAVRDVVPQPSSTKSSNAKQADVSLNISQSLCQPVADSSPSSHFVQSVQVPTSSGNSDRVQPVAPAPVLLLVPNLVPFQGQVNTQPKMMSPLPIVDHPSTVQSNGASTSQLLYCKESEKTKDNRGDIRGKRMLSSSDIHVVESETLNDVGLNWDPEKEFMQFLLTKEKDDQMVQIDGNSQVQSNLNYGRKRKRKMEIVQMVDFSEMENPDMHLIPKKTAVNLEGMEHGEAKVSVVKPKYLPAKKNLVGETGSNLPKETVEAIKQLIFSDYKFPVKNLEAARTNVAATAYIEESLPFGSTVFPPGSAIQIDDLQTGSESPSDDDTETEPSFYPCTKCNVNFREKKHLQRHMIYHLEGHSKTNLPRPYICKECGIAFRDRAPLQKHRSLHQEKRERLMEEIRELRTFQDEGRNAKLQCPQCVFGTNCPKTFVQHAKTHEKDKRYYCCDKCNFMAASMDELEGHQIYIHDAVINKSIQKPLKGVSLENLLSHCKSGGIYVCRKCPFTTPARSIFKKHVKYLHQRLYHVQHKNEHGIKIPGLSSKPFNLVSDNKAASQESEYLNKSIIRGGIKRGFEAPDTLGNSSGLYSKVTDNAITQKPSYTATKNIHHSSDSVIDYSKSSTKVLTGLNSVNQKVSFLHQDHIRKQGEIDIKGNNAILLSKDHAVGYQNLEKSENDVEIVKDLPPSSTLIETKHTDIQSALNFHQSDAEEMSGETECADAGAISVRKSVKDVMVSVSVGNDILDQYPDVFHKAPVVVLNKLDPCANALECDGEENSPESDIVETANCMSDASAMTIAENDFDIGDKETQYFSTEVQLVDENGIGDDDDFDTYDESEEDDDFDFDNDIHDYGNNDYGNQSLYSAEYQDVTHNHFINEDFHINNDAKCIEVMDPVLYQHNAPLNITYNWTDFHTEKRPCPYCPAVFDTGVGLSNHVRGHLYRVGLTYDARHLVPPEQIASSDKRRRIKKNDAPVRRIKKEVKSGSSTENTCPLCGGWFDTKVGLSNHVRGHLKRLGKTELEAHKSPLSILTEMMQNEAEAENIAKLLSSKQFRYKPFVSQKFATSDGLFLAPNGITIKLQQNEMKTKSFPLPQSDFNDDLPDLQPRKYSEAHEQSSSLMQILKNKFGKETSSPTKSQPGRGHVQTAKKRLPNHRRPFQPQFGSSVLQPSASLQPMTSADITYQTGHPVKLRTCVHCHATFTSAVSLANHLRVYARRKQAGDLTGTPFDCKQKRSRSRSGTKKKSSLFVPSLDDAYVLKCRFCDLVFRGPLSVQEDWIKHLQRHVVNANLPRTGAGMVEISLPSKENFPVTESSFSLLMAQTAS; via the exons gATTAACAAAATTGAAGCCTCTGGATTGAAGATGAGTAATACAGATAGCATGAAGACCCACATTAGTTCTCCTGGTGCTAAGAGCGGATTTGGAGACGAAAAAGATCTCCCATCAACCACTGTTACCACAAGTATACCTCAGACCTTAACAGAGAATCAAATGTCAGTTCCCAAAAGCAATACGTTAAACTTGTCTAAACATCTGTCCAGGGACAGTTCTATAAAAGCCTTAAGTGGAACCCAGCAGACTGTGTTAATGCAAACTGGTGCTCCTACTGCTTCAAATGCAAAACTTATCTTGCCTACAGGAACTGCTGTGAGGGATGTAGTTCCACAGCCCTCCTCAACTAAATCTTCCAACGCAAAGCAGGCTGATGTTTCCTTAAATATTTCTCAATCTCTGTGCCAGCCAGTTGCAGATTCTAGCCCATCATCTCACTTTGTTCAGTCTGTTCAAGTTCCAACATCATCTGGCAATTCAGATAGAGTTCAGCCAGTAGCCCCAGCCCCAGTCCTCTTGCTGGTCCCCAATTTAGTGCCTTTTCAGGGTCAAGTTAATACACAGCCTAAAATGATGAGTCCTTTGCCAATAGTGGACCACCCATCTACAGTCCAGTCAAATGGTGCTTCTACAAGTCAGCTGTTATATTGTAAAGAGAGTGAAAAGACAAAAGATAATAGAGGAGATATAAGGGGAAAAAGAATGTTAAGTTCTTCTGATATTCATGTGGTTGAATCAGAAACTTTAAATGATGTTGGCTTAAATTGGGACCCTGAAAAAGAATTCATGCAGTTTCTGCTTACAAAGGAAAAGGATGATCAGATGGTTCAAATTGATGGAAATTCTCAAGTCCAATCAAATCTAAACTATGGAAGAAAAAGGAAACGGAAAATGGAAATTGTTCAGATGGTGGATTTCTCTGAAATGGAAAATCCAGACATGCACCTTATACCTAAAAAGACTGCAGTTAATTTGGAAGGGATGGAACATGGTGAAGCAAAAGTTTCAGTTGTAAAACCAAAATATTTGCCTGCCAAAAAAAATCTTGTTGGCGAGACAGGATCAAACCTTCCCAAAGAAACAGTGGAAGCAATTAAACAGTTAATCTTCAGTGATTATAAATTTCCTGTCAAAAACCTAGAAGCAGCAAGAACAAATGTTGCTGCAACTGCATACATAGAAGAAAGTTTACCTTTTGGTTCAACAGTTTTTCCTCCAGGTAGTGCTATACAGATAGATGATCTACAAACTGGTTCTGAGTCGCCGTCAGATGATGATACTGAGACAGAACCATCATTTTACCCCTGCACTAAATGTAATGTcaatttcagggaaaaaaaacatttgcagagACACATGATTTATCACTTAGAAGGACACAGTAAAACAAATTTGCCAAGACCATATATATGTAAAGAATGTGGAATTGCATTTCGTGACCGTGCACCTCTCCAAAAGCATAGGAGTCTTCATCAAGAAAAAAGAGAGCGGTTGATGGAGGAGATTCGTGAGCTCCGCACATTTCAGGATGAAGGCCGGAATGCAAAATTACAGTGTCCACAGTGTGTATTTGGAACAAACTGCCCCAAAACATTTGTGCAGCATGCTAAAACACATGAGAAGGACAAAAGATACTACTGCTGTGATAAATGCAACTTCATGGCAGCATCAATGGATGAACTTGAAGGTCATCAAATTTATATTCATGATGCAGTTATTAACAAGTCCATTCAAAAACCTTTGAAAGGTGTATCATTAGAAAATTTATTAAGTCACTGTAAGTCAGGAGGCATATATGTATGTAGGAAATGCCCTTTTACCACACCAGCTAGGAGTATCTTTAAAAAGCATGTCAAATACTTGCATCAGCGTCTTTATCATGTTCAGCATAAAAATGAACATGGAATAAAGATACCTGGCTTGAGCTCAAAACCATTTAATTTGGTGAGTGACAATAAGGCTGCATCACAGGAATCTGAATATCTAAACAAATCTATTATAAGGGGAGGTATAAAAAGGGGTTTTGAAGCACCTGATACACTGGGGAATTCCTCGGGATTGTACAGCAAGGTCACTGATAATGCTATTACTCAGAAGCCAAGCTATACAGCCACAAAAAATATACACCATTCATCTGATTCTGTGATAGATTATAGTAAATCTTCAACAAAGGTTCTGACAGGATTAAACTCTGTTAACCAAAAGGTTAGCTTCCTACATCAAGATCATATTAGAAAGCAGGGAGAAATTGACATCAAAGGGAACAATGCAATCCTGTTGTCGAAGGATCATGCTGTTGGTTATCAGAATCTTGAGAAATCTGAAAATGATGTAGAGATAGTAAAAGATTTGCCTCCTTCATCTACATTAATAGAAACAAAACATACAGATATACAATCGGCTTTGAACTTCCATCAGTCTGATGCTGAAGAAATGTCAGGAGAAACAgaatgtgcagatgctggagctaTATCGGTTAGAAAATCTGTTAAGGATGTCATGGTTAGTGTCTCTGTTGGCAATGATATTTTGGATCAATATCCAGATGTATTTCACAAAGCACCTGTTGTTGTTTTGAATAAACTTGATCCATGTGCAAATGCATTAGAATGTGATGGTGAAGAAAACTCACCAGAAAGTGATATTGTTGAAACTGCTAACTGTATGAGTGATGCTTCTGCAATGACTATTGCTGAGAATGATTTTGATATTGGTGATAAAGAAACTCAGTACTTCAGTACTGAAGTACAGCTAGTTGATGAAAATGGCATTGGTGATGATGATGATTTTGATACTTATGATGAGAGTGAAGAAGACGATGATTTTGATTTTGATAATGACATTCATGATTATGGCAACAATGACTACGGTAACCAAAGCCTTTACTCAGCGGAATATCAAGATGTTACTCACAACCATTTTATTAATGAAGATTTTCATATCAATAATGATGCTAAATGTATAGAAGTTATGGATCCAGTTCTTTATCAACATAATGCTCCACTTAATATAACCTACAATTGGACTGATTTTCACACTGAGAAGCGACCATGCCCATACTGTCCAGCTGTATTTGACACAGGTGTTGGCTTGTCAAATCATGTGCGAGGACATCTTTATAGAGTTGGCTTAACTTATGATGCCCGTCATTTGGTTCCACCAGAGCAAATAGCATCCAGTGATAAGAGGCGACGGATCAAAAAAAATGATGCTCCTGTTAGGAGAATAAAGAAAG AAGTAAAATCTGGATCATCAACTGAGAATACCTGCCCTCTTTGTGGGGGTTGGTTTGACACAAAGGTTGGCCTGTCAAATCATGTCCGTGGTCACTTGAAGAGGTTGGGGAAAACAGAACTGGAAGCACACAAATCCCCACTCAGCATTTTGACTGAAATGATGCAAAATGAAGCAGAAGCTGAAAATATTGCAAAGTTGTTGAGTAGCAAACAATTTAGATATAAGCCATTTGTATCACAGAAATTTGCGACAAGTGATGGCTTATTTCTTGCTCCAAATGGTATAACtataaaactgcagcaaaatGAGATGAAGACAAAATCCTTCCCCTTACCACAATCAGACTTCAATGATGATCTCCCAGACCTGCAGCCAAGAAAATATAGTGAGGCACATGAACAGTCAAGTTCTCTGATGCAAATTCTTAAGAATAAATTTGGAAAGGAAACATCATCACCAACAAAATCTCAGCCAGGAAGAGGTCATGTTCAAACTGCAAAAAAACGACTGCCTAATCACAGACGTCCCTTTCAGCCACAGTTTGGCAGTTCAGTTCTACAGCCTAGTGCATCATTGCAACCAATGACAAGTGCAGATATAACCTATCAAACAG GACATCCTGTGAAGTTAAGAACTTGTGTCCATTGTCATGCAACCTTTACAAGTGCAGTTAGCCTGGCAAATCATCTCAGAGTCTATGCAAGAAGAAAGCAAGCTGGGGATCTGACTGGCACTC CTTTTGACTGCAAGCAAAAGAGGTCAAGATCACGGTCTGGGACCAAAAAGAAGTCTTCCCTATTTGTTCCTTCTCTTGATGATGCTTATGTACTCAAATGCAG GTTCTGTGATCTGGTCTTCCGGGGTCCGCTTTCTGTCCAAGAAGATTGGATCAAGCACTTGCAGCGGCATGTGGTTAATGCGAATCTTCCTCGCACTGGTGCTGGAATGGTAGAAATTTCATTGCCATCAAAAGAAAATTTCCCAGTAACTGAATCATCATTTTCTTTATTAATGGCACAGACAGCTTCCTAA